The nucleotide sequence CCCCGTTATTGATTTTTCCACCACTGCTCTATCGTTTCCAAAAGGAATCCAACTCCCATTGGAAGTACACGTTCATCTATTTGAAAATCACTTGTATGAAGGTCGTATTGATAACCCTCAGGACTTGAACCAATAAAAGCCATCGCACCAGGGATTTTCTCTGTATAATGACTAAAATCTTCTCCCCCCATTCCATAGGGTTCCTCATAAATCTTGAAGGAAGGTTCTAGCTTTTGAGCGGCAAGTTTCATATACTGCACCATCTTTTTATCGTTATGAAGGGCGGGTTCCCCTATTTCCATTTCTAACGATGCCGATCCTCCAAGCGACGCTGCCATTCTTGATATTTCATAAAGCTCTTCTCTTAGTTGATGCCGAACTTCTTGCTCATAAGCACGTATCGTACCAGTTATGATAACCTTATCTGGTATAACATTGGTGGAAGATCCCCCTTTTATTTCTCCTACACTAATCGTTCCGACCTGGAGTGGATTTACTTTTCTACTGATGAGACCGTAAATCGCTTGAAGGATAAAACTACTCATCCATATCGGATCTTTTGTTTGATGAGGATAACCTCCGTGCCCTCCCTTTCCTTCAATAACCATTCGATAATTGTCTACACTTGCCATACTTATGCCACTATGAAGCTGCAGCTCTCCAATTTTTCTCCACGGACAAACATGTAAAGCAATCATAGCTTCTACATCTGCTAGTTTGTCAGATTCAATGATATGTGGTGCACCCGTTCGACCATCCTCATCTGCCGTTTCCTCAGCGGGTTGAAAAACGAGCTTTACATTGCCCTGCAAACGCCCTTCTTTCTTGTATGTTGCTAATAGATGGGCAACACCGAGTAGCATGGTCGTATGGGCATCATGTCCACAGGCATGCATAATACCTGAGTGTTTCGAGCGGAAAGATAGACTTGTTGATTCTTGGATAGGGAGAGCATCCATGTCCGCTCTAACCCCTATTGTTGGGCCACCATTTCCTTTGATGGATGCAATGACACCGCATCCACCGATCCCAGTTTCCAAATGAAAGACTTCTAAATCCTCTAATATGGCTACGATGTAAGTACTCGTATTTTTTTCTTGAAAGCTTAACTCTGGATATTGATGAAGGTGCCGTCTCCACTCTATTAGTTTATCTTTTATAGCGTTTGCTTCCTGTAGCAAAAGGACCCCCATCCTTTCTAATCAATTTGTCACATGCGCTGGTAAGGACTGAAAGGCTTGCTCCAGGTCTGCTATAAGATCTTCCATGTCTTCGATACCAGCAGAATAGCGAATTAATCCTTCTGGGATTCCCATTGCTGCACGTTCTTCCGGAGTACATTCCACGTGGCTCGTCGTTCTAGATGGTCCAACGACCGTTTCCACAGAGCCTAGGTTGGCAGCCCGATTCGCATACTTTAATTTCGGCAATAGGTGTCTTACTGTTTCGACCCCACCTTTTACCGCAAAGCTTAACATTCCGCCAAAGTTTTTCATTTGTTCCTTCGCGATGTCATGACCCGGGTGATCAGGGAGACCTGGATAAAATACATCTTCTACTATACCTACAGTTTGAAGGTACTTTGCTACAGCCAATGCATTTTCCGATTGTTTATCCACGCGAAGCTTCAAGGTTTTCATCCCTCTTAATAGCAGATAGGCAGCCATTGGATCTAACGTCGCACCATTAATCTCACGGTAGTGATAGATGGGAGAAACAAGTTCTTCAGATCCACAAACAACTCCACCTAGCGCATCTGCATGACCACCTAGAAACTTCGTCGCACTATGAATAACAAGGTCGGCTCCTAAGTCTAATGGAGTCTGATTAACTGGTGTTGCAAAAGTGTTATCAACCACTACAATGGCTCCTACTTTCTTCCCCGCCGTTGCCATACGTTCAATGTCGGTAATTTTTACCGTCGGATTAGTTGGACTTTCTAGATAAAGCACCTTACAGCCCTTGGCGACCTCTTGTTCAATAGCCTCATGATCGCCCGTATCACATAACACGACTTCTATTTCCTGCTTCGGTAGGAACTCTGTGAAAATTTTGTTCGTTCCACCGTACGTATCTTTGATTGAAACAACTCGATCGCCTGGGTATAGGTACGTTCCTAACGTGTTACTAATGGCAGCCATTCCTGTTGAAAAGCTCGTCGCCGCTTCTGCACCCTCTAACGTTTTCACCTTTTGTTCGAATGCTTGCACGGTTGGATTTGTGTTGCGGCCATAAATATGTCCATCTTTTTTTCCAGTCGCTACATCATACCATTCGTCCATGTCGTCATAGCCAAATGAAACGCTGTGCACGACAGGCACCTGTGTGGCACCGAAAGCTAAAGAGTCCTTTTCCCCTGCCCAAATCGCTTGTGTAGAAACGTTAGGTTTTTTCATAAAAAATTCCTCCCTCAAAGTGTAAACTAACTTATCTTCCCATCATGACTTGGTGTGGCGAAGCCATCTCGTATCATTAACTCTCTTGGAAAATTGGTGAATGTCTCACATCCAGTTTCTGTTACGCGGATGGTTTCACTTATTTCAATCCCATAATGGTCAAACCATAAGGCGGGGATGAAGTGGAACGTCATGTTTGGGAGTAAGACCGTATGGTCATCCTTTCGAATACTTGCAGTGTGCTCCCCCCAATCCGGTGGGTAGTTCAATCCGACGGAATAGCCTAATCTAGCTTCCTTCTCAAACCCGTATTTTTTGATACTATTTCGCCAGATTTCCTCCATTTCTGCACATGTGATACCTGGTTTAGTTGCATCTAGCACCTTTTCAATGCCTTCCAGTACGATGGGGGCAATATGATTTAATTTCTCGGAAGCTGGACCTAAGTTTACGGTTCTTGCTAAAGGAACGTGGTACCTTTTGTAACAACCAGCCAATTCTACAATGACGGAATCTCCTTCCATAAATGTTCTCTCCGACCAGGTTAAATGCGGCATTCCTGTTCGCTCTCCAGAAGGAAGCATCGGAACAATGGAGGGATAGTCACCGCCGAACCGTTCCGTACCAGCTATGGTATGATAAGATATTTGTGCAGCCACATCACATTCCCGCGCTCCTTTGTATATACTGTTCACCCCTTGGTACATGGCGTTTTCCGCTATCTTTGCGGCACCTTTCATATATTCAATTTCTTGATCTGATTTAATCATTCTCACTTGATTAACGAGAAGATCTCCGTTCACAAAGGTGGCATTAGGTAAACTACTCGTTAGTCGCTCATATGCTTTTGCTGTAAAGTAATAATGATCCATCTCCACCCCAATTCGTCGATTTCCTTGCCCTATTTGCTCTAATATCTCTGCAATGAATTCCATAGGATGATGGATAGAGGAATGCACATATTCATCTGGGTATGCAATGACATTCTCATCGTAAATCCACGTGGTCGCTTTCGCTCCATTGGCGTCCATGTATCTACCAATCCATAAAGGCTGTGGTTCATCAATGATAATGATCAGCATCTGGTGGACATAAAAGGACCAAGCGTCGTATCCAGATAAATAGTACATATTGGCAGGATCCGTAATTAAGAGGACATCAATTGATCTTTCTGCCATTTTTTGCTTTGTTTGTTTCATCCGGTTTTGGTACTCCAAAATATCAAATGGCAACATGCAGTATCCCCCTCTCTCGCTCTCTAAGGTTTCTTTAACTCCTTACTTTCATCATATTAAAGAAGGATACATTTCGTAATGTTCAAATTGTATGAACTTTTCGAATGTTTTCTTATACACATTTGTACAGAGCATTCTTGAGCAAGAACAAAATCGCTAACGCGACTAAGTTACGTCCCAAGTAGAATTATTTACTTGGGATTTTTTCTCGCTTCAATCATAGTGCCATTACAGTGAGGACAATGTAATTCAACTTCCTCACCATTATTTTTGTCTACGCTAAATTCACCGATGATGTACTCAGGTACTTCATCAGTGTCGTTACAATCTAGACACTTGAATTGAACAGTCTTTATCTCTTCGTTTAATCCAAATGGATCCTCTTCTTCCAACCATTTATCTAATTCTTCTGATGGATTATCCTGCCTTTTTTGGTTTGCCAATTCCGTATTTCCTCCTTCTTTCCATCTCTATATCCTCCATATAGTGATATAACCAACCGTAATCAGAATGCCATATTCCCACAAGCTCCATCTGTCGATGGCAATGTGGACATTCAAATGGATCCTTTTCAAAGGATTCAATCATACGTTGTCGATAGGTTTTCTTTTTACGTTTTTTCTCTAAAAGTAATTCTATCTGTTTCGTTCTCATAAATGCATGCAAACTTAATATTTGTTGTGCCTTATGATGAGACCTTCTACTATACAACCCAAATCTTCCTACCATTCTAAAATGTTTTGGTGGAACGTGTTGAAGTATTTCAAATATGAATCTATACACAGGAATTCTCTTATCCACTCGTTTACCTGTCTTATGGTCTTCATACCAGTAATGAACACTCTTACCGTCGTACTCTTCTATTCGATATTCTGCAATAGCTGGACGAGCTAAGTATCTTCCAATATATTTAGCCACTGCTTTCGCATTTGTCATTTTCTTCTCAGCATTAACATAAAAACCTTTCGGATATCTTTGATATAACTCATTTATAAGGTTTATTTTTTGATTATTAGGAAACCATTTTTTTAATAAATCTAATACTACTTTCTGCCATGACTTTCTCAAATAGTCATATGGAATATAACCATTGTTCACCCATTCATTATTGTTATCTAGTGCACCTTCCGTAACTAATGCATGTATATGTGGGTTAAACTTTAAATCTCTACCAAATGTGTGTATTACTGTAATGATTCCTGAACGGAATCCTCGCTTTGTACTTTTTTGATAGTTATGGTATTGGAAAACTTCCGAGACTTGTTTACTCAATTCATTAAGCTTTTTACGATCATCATAAAATACTTTTCTTATCTCTTGAGGGATGGTGAATACCATATGACGATGAGTTACATTGAAGATCATTTCCTGTTGTTTGTCTGACCAATCATCGGTGTATTTTTTACCGCATCGATGACATAGCCTACTTTTACAAGTGAAACAAACAAATTTAGGCATAGGATTTCCTTCACATCCTAGACATTCATATCGAGCATAACCTAAATCAGTAGTACCGCATCTAATTGTCTTTTTCACTGTTTCTTTAATATGACTACGATAAGACTCGGGAAAACGAGTAGAATGTAATTCCCAAAAACCTGCAAAGTGATCTTTTAATATTTGTTTAACAACTCCAGAACCTTTACTCATCTTCTTCTCCTCAATAAAAGATAATAAAATTTTAGCATAAAGTTATCCACAACTAACGACTTTTATAATTTCCTAGACAACAAAAAAGAGTGGGTGAGGTCCCACTCTCGAAAAAAGCCTATTCGATTTTCTTCAACGTCCATAGTCGTACACTTAGCTCTAATAGAAACAAATGATCTGAATCCATTAGCGACAGCTGGGTGAGTGACTCGATATTTCGAAGGCGGTGAAGTAAGGATTGTCGATGCAGATTCATAGCTCGTGCTGCCTGACTAACATTTCCTTTATATTTATTGTAAATCATAAACGTATGAATTAAATCCGTATTTCTTTTTTGGTCATAGTCTAGTAATGGCTGTATGGTTTCCTTCACAATATCTGATATTTCCTTCTTGTGAGAAAGCGCCTTTAGAAGCCGGTTTATTTTCGTGTGGTTGTAAAAGGTTCTTTCTCCTGAACCATATTGCTGTTTTCCAATGTCTAGAGCTGTTCTAGCCTCATCAAAGCTGACTGAAAAGGTCTGCGTTCCATCTTTGGGTGCCGCAATACCCCAAGACAACTCAATCCCCGGCAACTGTTCAGATAATCGTCTTTCAATAATGTCTAGAAATTGATTAGCTATTTCCATGGAAGCATCTGATTCGGCTTCTAGATAGGTAATAACTTCGCCTTCATCAAAGGTAGTAAGGGTTTTACGCTGTAATAATTGGCTTGCATTCATAATTTCTTTTTGTAGGTAGTAGTTCATGCTTTGTAGAGAGGATGTTGGAGGATTGTCTTTAGAAGATCTATTTTCTTGTTGGTAGCTAGGTGATCCTACTAAACAAATGTATGGCAGCGTCAAATCATAGCCTAATAACTCCCCTTTGGAAAGGAGGTCTGCTGTCATTTCCATATCTTGCTTTGCTAAGCGTAATACAAAGTTATCCTTTAACCGAATCTCCGTGCTTTCAATCGCGTTTTCTTTCACAAAATACAAGGCGCAGGCAGTAAGCGTGTGCTCTAATACCGTCATGACAAACCAGCTTAATTGTTGGAATCCCTTCGGTTGAATGAGAATATTCCCTTGTTTTTTACTATTGTTCATGATGAACAGGCGGAAAAAAACCTGTTGCTCCACGCTGAATTCTTCTAGGTAGTAGTAAAGTGGATGTTCCTGGATGACTGGATGAGAGGATGACTTTTTCTCTACATTGGAATCCAAAGAGGACTGAGAGCTTACTAACACTTCCGTGTCAATCTGTTCATTATAGCGAACGGCACCTGCATAATCCATAATGGCTAGTGGCATTTGAATGTGGCGATACAAGCATTGCGCGATGTCTGGAAGCCCCTTATCATGGAGAACACAATTAATTAATTCTTCCCGCACTTCATCTGCTTTCTGCTTTTCTTCTACCTTATCTTCATTTATTTGTTGAAGGACCGTATGCAAAATGTCTCCGAATCGTATCTCCCAAGGGATATCAATGATAATAAAATCATGATTTTCTGCATATTCCATAACAGAATCCGGAATATCAAAAATATATCTCCCAGTAGCAAATGCCAAAACAGATGCACCAGATCGAATAACATCCTTTACAAATTCCTCTAACAAGGAAGGGTTATTTTCACAACCTATACCTGTACTTAAAACAAATTCATTCTTTCGAACAAAGTTTTCTACAGGCACCTCGATAACGGATATCCATTCAATTGGCTTTTCCTTTATATGCTGTTTCCCTGATTTAATTTTTGCTTTACGAAGAATAGGTAGTTCTACAATCTCTTCAACAGTTAAACCCATAGACTCACCTCGACTTCTTCGATGATTCATCCTATTGAACAATCCATGTAAGATTTGTTTCCTTTTCTTTTAGTTTCTCATACACAGCTTGGGCATTGCAATACTACTGTGAATCTATGAATCTTATTCTTTCTGTATGCCAAAGCGCGCGTTGATTTGACCACGTCGCATTTCCTTGCGAATTGCTTTCTCGTCCTCTATGCGTTTTCGTTTGATCATGTCCTGTCTAATTTCATATGTCTGTACGCCTTCTTCTCTTTTATTCGCTATATCGATTAATTGCTCTACATCTGCAAAGGAATATTTTCGATTCCCTTTCGGAGATCGCTCCGGAAAAATTAATTTCCTTTCCTCATAGTACCGAATCTGTCGTTCGGAGAGACCTGTAAGCTCACTAACTACTCCAATCGTGATTACTTTCCGCTCTTTATAAGAGAAATCCTTTGTCATTTTTTCACCACCGATTCTCAGTTAATAGAATTATACAGGGGATCCACTTATAATCCTATTGAATTGTCAGATAATCTAACAAACTCTTCCGTAAAAAAGGCTTAAGCATGTAAAGAACATTTACAACTGATTGATTCTATTACCAAGAATAGACACTTTTAAATTAAAATAATTATCTTTCTAAATACCCCCTCCATCGTCTATAATTAGATGACTAAACTACTAGAATAATGAGGGAACCAATAGATGAATCACCTAGATATGCAATACAACTTATGGATTGTCGCGTTATCCTTTTTCATCGCCGTTTTGGCATCTTTTTCCGCTTTGAATTTAGCTGGAAAAATCACACGTTCGGAAGGGAAAAGCCGTCTCGCCTGGCACATTACAGGCTCTTTTGTTATGGGGCTTGGTGTTTGGTCCATGCATTTCGTCGGGATGCTAGCCATGGAAATGCATATGCCTATTTCCTACGATCCTATGATTACAGCTTTGTCTGCACTCGCAAGTATCATTGCTTCGTTTATTGCATTTCATCTCACAGCCACATCAGGAGAAAAGATGTGGCGAACGGTGATCGGTGGATTAGCGATGGGTGTTGGGATTGTTATTATGCATTATAGTGGAATGGCCGCCATGCATAACGAAATCCAGATCTCTTATGACCCACTCCTTTTCACTGTTTCGGTCATTATTGCGTTAATTGCTTCCTTTGCGGCCCTTTATTTATTCCGACGTTTTCGCTTTGAACCCAGTATTAGTCGTTGGAAAATTATTTGTTCCTTAATCATGGGAGTTGCAATATGCGGCATGCACTATACCGGGATGGCTGCTTCCACCATGACATATACCGGAGCCCATATGGCGGTCAACACGGAAAACCAAATGTTTTTACTCTGGAGTGTATCGGTTGCTACTATTTTTATGCTTAGTGCTTCTTGGATGGCTATTTATGTTGATAGACGGTTACTCGAGAGGATGGCGTTTAATGACTCTTTAACAGAGCTACCAAACCGATATTGGTTAAATCAGTATTTTCAGGAGAAATTCACAGAGAAAGTAGAAGGAACCATCTTTTTCTTAGACTTAGATCGATTTAAATCGATTAATGATACCCTTGGACATGATGTCGGTGACTTGTTATTAAAAGAAATAGCACAACGGTTAAAAAATGCGGTCAGTTCCAATGAGCAGATTTTCCGTTTAGGTGGAGATGAATTCCTCATCGCTTCTACAAATAATTCAAAAACAGATACGATAGAGCTTGCAGAAACAATCCTTGAAGAAATAAAAAAACCTTGCTATATAGATGGAAACGTTTTGTACGTGACAGTTAGTATCGGAATCAGCTTCGCTCCACAACATAGCAAGGACCGCGTGGAGCTAATGAAAGCCGCTGACACGGCCATGTATCACTCTAAAGGACTCGGAAAGAATAAATTTTCCATCTATAACGAAACCATGGGTAGAGAGCAGCAACGTCGACTTGGACTGGAAAAGGATTTACGAAAAGCATTAGCACAAGATGAGTTTCGCATTGTGTACCAACCGAAGTGGGATTATGGTCAGAATAAAATGGTTGGGATGGAAGCATTACTTCGCTGGGAGCATCCTGCTTTAGGAACCGTTTCACCTGGTGAATTTATTCCAATTGCAGAAGAAACTGGTTTGATCGTGCCGATTACACATTGGTTGCTTAAGGATGTTTGTTCGCAAAATAAAAGCTGGCAACGAGAGTATGAATTATTTATCCCGATATCCGTCAACATGTCTGTCCGCGTTTTTGAAAGTCAATCCTTGTTTCACTCCGTTCTTGCGGCTTTGAATGAGACGCAATTGGAAGGTAAATATTTAGAACTTGAAATAACAGAATCGATTGCAATGAATGATGTAGAGAATACAGTACAGCAGCTCCATCAATTACAAGAGCTCGGTTTACAGGTTTCCTTAGATGACTTTGGTACCGGATATTCCTCTTTAGGTAGCTTAGACGAGATGCCTATTCATACGTTAAAAATTGATCAGTCTTTTGTACGTAATAGCAATCTTGCTACAAAGCGAGCCATTATAACGAATATCATTACTATTGCAAAAAACTTGAACATGCAGATCGTCGCAGAGGGAGTCGAAGAGCTAGAACAAATAGAATTCCTTCATTCAAATGGATGTTCTGTTATGCAAGGCTACTATTTTGGTAAACCAGTTCCACCGGTAGAAATTATGGAGCAATTCTTGAAACAAAGTAAAAAATGACCCTATCGATGGTTGATAGGGTCTTTTTAGGCTGTTTTCAAAAAGATTGTTGATTTTGACAATGGTTATAAATTGCTACGTAACGATTTTGGGATAATCAACAAATAAGGGGTATTCGGATTATCGTGTGGAAAACTTTCCAAGTGAAGATATCTTTAATGAACCCTTTGGCATTTTCTATATACACATTAGATGCTCCAACACTGGAACCATAAAATACAGCTATGCTTTTTATTATGACCGTCCCCCTAACGATTTCAACGATCATATTATACAAAGGTCTTGATGATTTGTTAAACTTTATGGTAATGAAATTTAAGGAGTGGTAATAAATGGGTGTAACTGAATTTCAAAAATGGGTAAATGATTATTATGAAAATAGAGGCTGGTCTGAATTAGACATTTTCATTCGTATTGGATTTTTAGCAGAAGAAACTGGGGAAGTAGCACGAGCCATAAGAGCTCTTGAGATTGGGAGGGATAGGCCAGACGAAGTAACAGATTCATTTATGAACAATAGAAAGGATTTGGTAGAAGAATTGGGAGATGTGTTAGGTAACGTTATTGTAATCGCCAATAAATATAATATTTCTTTAGAAGAAGTGTTTAATTCTCATAAAGAGAAACTCTCAAAGCGTTACTCTCATGAATAATATTATTTTTACCAGAAATAACAAAGGAAAGAAAAAATAATAAACAATATGCTTAATCTAAAAAACTTTAAGATTATTGATATAAGGGAGTGTGAGGACGACTATCGGTTCTTGGTAGAAGTGGCATCTCCTCCACCCTCCTATTGTCCAAAATGTGGTACTGTCGCAAACCTATACTCCGATTACAAACGCTTATACGGAATCCCTGAATCGTTTAATCAGGACAATGAACCATGTTGGTCGTGGTTATTCTTTTGAAGCCCTTCAAACAAAGATTTTGTTTACTCAAGGCTATCGTAAAGTTAAAAAGAAAAAGAAATTCAAAGAAGTTGAAGTTACTTTCGGAAAATGTTACCTGATTAATTCCCAAATTGGTCACAAACTGGTCATGAATGGGTGTATGAAGATATTTATGGTGCTGATTTTTCCACACTGATTAAAGCAATAGAAGAGGGTACTTTTTAACCCTCTTTCCGCACTATTTCCCGATTACCCCAAATAAGTTAAGTTTTTACTAAGTGCCACGCTCCGGCAGCGTATATCAACATCGTACTCATATCGAACATTACTAAGTTAATGTTTCTTTTAGTAACGAGTTACGTCTCGATTTATATAAACTGCGAGGAATTAATAAAATTTTTATGACTTCACTCTTGAAATCTTCCCATGACAACCGTGTTATAGTACTTGCCGTCCGAAAGCATCCGATCCTTTTTCAGAACGCCTTCTACTTCAAATCCAAGACGCTTGTACAAGGATAATGCATGTTCATTCGTTTCCAGAACGTTTAATGTTACTTTTTCAATGCCGTTATCGTCTGCCCAGTTTAAAGATTCTTTTAACAGGTTTTTGCCTACGCCATGCCCCCAAAACTCCCTTAAAACACCTACA is from Radiobacillus kanasensis and encodes:
- a CDS encoding M20 metallopeptidase family protein — encoded protein: MLQEANAIKDKLIEWRRHLHQYPELSFQEKNTSTYIVAILEDLEVFHLETGIGGCGVIASIKGNGGPTIGVRADMDALPIQESTSLSFRSKHSGIMHACGHDAHTTMLLGVAHLLATYKKEGRLQGNVKLVFQPAEETADEDGRTGAPHIIESDKLADVEAMIALHVCPWRKIGELQLHSGISMASVDNYRMVIEGKGGHGGYPHQTKDPIWMSSFILQAIYGLISRKVNPLQVGTISVGEIKGGSSTNVIPDKVIITGTIRAYEQEVRHQLREELYEISRMAASLGGSASLEMEIGEPALHNDKKMVQYMKLAAQKLEPSFKIYEEPYGMGGEDFSHYTEKIPGAMAFIGSSPEGYQYDLHTSDFQIDERVLPMGVGFLLETIEQWWKNQ
- a CDS encoding cystathionine gamma-synthase family protein, yielding MKKPNVSTQAIWAGEKDSLAFGATQVPVVHSVSFGYDDMDEWYDVATGKKDGHIYGRNTNPTVQAFEQKVKTLEGAEAATSFSTGMAAISNTLGTYLYPGDRVVSIKDTYGGTNKIFTEFLPKQEIEVVLCDTGDHEAIEQEVAKGCKVLYLESPTNPTVKITDIERMATAGKKVGAIVVVDNTFATPVNQTPLDLGADLVIHSATKFLGGHADALGGVVCGSEELVSPIYHYREINGATLDPMAAYLLLRGMKTLKLRVDKQSENALAVAKYLQTVGIVEDVFYPGLPDHPGHDIAKEQMKNFGGMLSFAVKGGVETVRHLLPKLKYANRAANLGSVETVVGPSRTTSHVECTPEERAAMGIPEGLIRYSAGIEDMEDLIADLEQAFQSLPAHVTN
- a CDS encoding M24 family metallopeptidase, with translation MLPFDILEYQNRMKQTKQKMAERSIDVLLITDPANMYYLSGYDAWSFYVHQMLIIIIDEPQPLWIGRYMDANGAKATTWIYDENVIAYPDEYVHSSIHHPMEFIAEILEQIGQGNRRIGVEMDHYYFTAKAYERLTSSLPNATFVNGDLLVNQVRMIKSDQEIEYMKGAAKIAENAMYQGVNSIYKGARECDVAAQISYHTIAGTERFGGDYPSIVPMLPSGERTGMPHLTWSERTFMEGDSVIVELAGCYKRYHVPLARTVNLGPASEKLNHIAPIVLEGIEKVLDATKPGITCAEMEEIWRNSIKKYGFEKEARLGYSVGLNYPPDWGEHTASIRKDDHTVLLPNMTFHFIPALWFDHYGIEISETIRVTETGCETFTNFPRELMIRDGFATPSHDGKIS
- a CDS encoding IS91 family transposase, yielding MSKGSGVVKQILKDHFAGFWELHSTRFPESYRSHIKETVKKTIRCGTTDLGYARYECLGCEGNPMPKFVCFTCKSRLCHRCGKKYTDDWSDKQQEMIFNVTHRHMVFTIPQEIRKVFYDDRKKLNELSKQVSEVFQYHNYQKSTKRGFRSGIITVIHTFGRDLKFNPHIHALVTEGALDNNNEWVNNGYIPYDYLRKSWQKVVLDLLKKWFPNNQKINLINELYQRYPKGFYVNAEKKMTNAKAVAKYIGRYLARPAIAEYRIEEYDGKSVHYWYEDHKTGKRVDKRIPVYRFIFEILQHVPPKHFRMVGRFGLYSRRSHHKAQQILSLHAFMRTKQIELLLEKKRKKKTYRQRMIESFEKDPFECPHCHRQMELVGIWHSDYGWLYHYMEDIEMERRRKYGIGKPKKAG
- a CDS encoding PucR family transcriptional regulator, which gives rise to MGLTVEEIVELPILRKAKIKSGKQHIKEKPIEWISVIEVPVENFVRKNEFVLSTGIGCENNPSLLEEFVKDVIRSGASVLAFATGRYIFDIPDSVMEYAENHDFIIIDIPWEIRFGDILHTVLQQINEDKVEEKQKADEVREELINCVLHDKGLPDIAQCLYRHIQMPLAIMDYAGAVRYNEQIDTEVLVSSQSSLDSNVEKKSSSHPVIQEHPLYYYLEEFSVEQQVFFRLFIMNNSKKQGNILIQPKGFQQLSWFVMTVLEHTLTACALYFVKENAIESTEIRLKDNFVLRLAKQDMEMTADLLSKGELLGYDLTLPYICLVGSPSYQQENRSSKDNPPTSSLQSMNYYLQKEIMNASQLLQRKTLTTFDEGEVITYLEAESDASMEIANQFLDIIERRLSEQLPGIELSWGIAAPKDGTQTFSVSFDEARTALDIGKQQYGSGERTFYNHTKINRLLKALSHKKEISDIVKETIQPLLDYDQKRNTDLIHTFMIYNKYKGNVSQAARAMNLHRQSLLHRLRNIESLTQLSLMDSDHLFLLELSVRLWTLKKIE
- a CDS encoding MerR family transcriptional regulator, whose amino-acid sequence is MTKDFSYKERKVITIGVVSELTGLSERQIRYYEERKLIFPERSPKGNRKYSFADVEQLIDIANKREEGVQTYEIRQDMIKRKRIEDEKAIRKEMRRGQINARFGIQKE
- a CDS encoding bifunctional diguanylate cyclase/phosphodiesterase, with protein sequence MNHLDMQYNLWIVALSFFIAVLASFSALNLAGKITRSEGKSRLAWHITGSFVMGLGVWSMHFVGMLAMEMHMPISYDPMITALSALASIIASFIAFHLTATSGEKMWRTVIGGLAMGVGIVIMHYSGMAAMHNEIQISYDPLLFTVSVIIALIASFAALYLFRRFRFEPSISRWKIICSLIMGVAICGMHYTGMAASTMTYTGAHMAVNTENQMFLLWSVSVATIFMLSASWMAIYVDRRLLERMAFNDSLTELPNRYWLNQYFQEKFTEKVEGTIFFLDLDRFKSINDTLGHDVGDLLLKEIAQRLKNAVSSNEQIFRLGGDEFLIASTNNSKTDTIELAETILEEIKKPCYIDGNVLYVTVSIGISFAPQHSKDRVELMKAADTAMYHSKGLGKNKFSIYNETMGREQQRRLGLEKDLRKALAQDEFRIVYQPKWDYGQNKMVGMEALLRWEHPALGTVSPGEFIPIAEETGLIVPITHWLLKDVCSQNKSWQREYELFIPISVNMSVRVFESQSLFHSVLAALNETQLEGKYLELEITESIAMNDVENTVQQLHQLQELGLQVSLDDFGTGYSSLGSLDEMPIHTLKIDQSFVRNSNLATKRAIITNIITIAKNLNMQIVAEGVEELEQIEFLHSNGCSVMQGYYFGKPVPPVEIMEQFLKQSKK
- a CDS encoding MazG-like family protein, translated to MGVTEFQKWVNDYYENRGWSELDIFIRIGFLAEETGEVARAIRALEIGRDRPDEVTDSFMNNRKDLVEELGDVLGNVIVIANKYNISLEEVFNSHKEKLSKRYSHE